In Rhodopirellula bahusiensis, the genomic stretch GAAAGGCGGAACGTTGTCCGTGGGTGCGAATGCCGACGTGACCGTGATCGATCCGAAGGGTGCCTGGTCGGTGGAGGCTAAAGAGTTTCGTTCGCGATGCCATTCCAGCCCCATGACTGGGCGCACGCTTTCCGCTCGCGTCACGCACACCTTGGTTGGCGGACGGATGAAGTTCGAGTTGCATCCCACCGTCAAGAACTCGACTTCCTGATGTCGCGGTCGTCGGAGAAACGACAGTTTGGTTTTCCGAAATCTTCGCGAGTCGTGCGGAGTGGTGACTTCACCACAGCACTCCGGCGAGGCGGAGTCGCAGCGAATGATTGCTTGGTCGTCTTCGCTTTGCCGCGTGACCAACCTTCTTCACAGACAGCTGAGGAAGGCGAGAGTCGGCTGGGAGTGACGATCCCCAAGAAGACCGGCAACGCGGTGGTTCGCAACCGATGGAAACGTTTGATTCGTGAAACGTTTCGGCTGCACCAAGCGGAACTGCCCAGCCAATTTGACTACGTCGTGCGACCGAAGAAAGACGTGGCGGCTGACTGGAGTCTGATCGAACGAGGGTTCGTTAAACTCGTCGCCCGAGCTGTGCGCCGCAGCCAATCGTCCGGCGAAAAATCAAGCCGCGGCCGCTGAAGATTGCATCCGCCGGGTAAAGTGATCCGCTGCGATCACGACGGCAGCAGCAATGATCGCGAGCACCAATAGTATCATCACACTGCCTTCGTAGTTGGTCGGTGAA encodes the following:
- the rnpA gene encoding ribonuclease P protein component, producing MSRSSEKRQFGFPKSSRVVRSGDFTTALRRGGVAANDCLVVFALPRDQPSSQTAEEGESRLGVTIPKKTGNAVVRNRWKRLIRETFRLHQAELPSQFDYVVRPKKDVAADWSLIERGFVKLVARAVRRSQSSGEKSSRGR